From one Dermacentor andersoni chromosome 1, qqDerAnde1_hic_scaffold, whole genome shotgun sequence genomic stretch:
- the LOC126545843 gene encoding U-scoloptoxin(01)-Cw1a-like, with protein MKFLLAFAVMTVALALPRTKRAAYELPDGAELLLGGVKTSFQCPAKNGYFADVDNACLIFHVCNVVPKDDGSTEVQQYSFLCGNQTVFNQLSLTCAFAEEAVPCNNAPDFFYVNDNIGNPTAPFLTEADVQKAAPLIPGFRAGGGAGAEQPGRRPF; from the exons ATGAAGTTCCTACTAG CCTTTGCTGTAATGACCGTTGCGCTGGCACTGCCAAGG ACAAAACGGGCAGCGTACGAGCTGCCTGACGGCGCCGAACTGCTGCTGGGCGGCGTCAAGACCTCGTTCCAGTGCCCGGCCAAGAACGGTTACTTCGCCGATGTCGACAACGCCTGCCTCATCTTCCACGTGTGCAACGTGGTCCCCAAAGACGACGGCAGCACCGAGGTGCAGCAGTACAGTTTCCTGTGTGGAAACCAAACCGTGTTCAACCAGCTGAGCCTGACGTGCGCCTTTGCCGAGGAAGCCGTTCCGTGCAACAATGCGCCCGACTTCTTCTACGTGAACGACAACATCGGCAACCCGACGGCGCCGTTCCTCACAGAGGCCGACGTGCAGAAGGCGGCTCCACTCATACCGGGCTTCAGAGCGGGCGGCGGCGCAGGGGCGGAACAACCCGGCCGCAGGCCTTTCTAA